In Musa acuminata AAA Group cultivar baxijiao chromosome BXJ3-11, Cavendish_Baxijiao_AAA, whole genome shotgun sequence, one DNA window encodes the following:
- the LOC135652408 gene encoding protein YABBY 4-like, translated as MSSSSAAFSLDHLSPPPPSEQLCYVHCNLCDTVLAVSVPFTSLFKTVTVRCGHCTNLLSVNMRGLHLPPANQIHLTHPCLIPSHTSLLDELQCQPPSLLLDPSILCNGNNNNNSSSSSRLINSITSTTNNNTISNCNTMAPVKGVGEELPRTPVVNRPPEKRQRVPSAYNRFIKDEIQRIKAGNPDITHREAFSAAAKNWAHFPHIHFGLMPDQGLKKASVRQPEGEDVLPKDGFYATAAAANMGVAPF; from the exons ATGTCATCCTCCTCAGCCGCCTTTTCCTTGGACCACCTCTCCCCACCTCCTCCTTCCGAGCAGCTCTGCTACGTCCACTGCAACCTTTGCGACACCGTCCTCGCG GTGAGTGTTCCCTTTACCAGTTTGTTCAAGACGGTGACTGTGAGGTGTGGCCACTGCACCAACCTTCTCTCCGTCAACATGAGGGGCCTTCATCTCCCGCCCGCTAACCAAATCCACCTTACCCATCCCTGCTTGATCCCATCTCACACCAGTCTTTTG GATGAACTACAATGCCAGCCTCCGAGCTTGCTGCTGGATCCATCCATTCTGTGCAatggcaacaacaacaacaacagcagcagcagcagccgcctCATCAACAGCATCACCTCCACCACCAACAACAATACCATCAGCAACTGCAACACTATGGCGCCAGTGAAAGGAGTAGGAGAAGAGCTTCCACGGACCCCAGTCGTCAACAGAC CTCCAGAGAAGAGGCAGAGAGTTCCTTCCGCATACAACCGGTTCATCAA GGACGAAATCCAACGCATTAAGGCTGGGAATCCCGACATCACGCACAGAGAGGCCTTCAGCGCCGCTGCAAAGAAC TGGGCTCACTTCCCACACATCCATTTTGGTCTGATGCCCGACCAGGGTCTGAAGAAGGCCAGCGTGCGCCAGCCG GAGGGTGAGGATGTTCTTCCCAAGGACGGGTTCTACGCCACGGCAGCTGCTGCAAACATGGGGGTCGCTCCTTTCTGA
- the LOC135653009 gene encoding GDSL esterase/lipase At1g71691-like, with amino-acid sequence MDDQIANFNITLQQLNSQLGDDNESFLAKSLFFLNMGSNDYVNNYLLPFSDKPNRYTPEAFSDLLIRNYNKQLMNLYDLGGRRFLVASLGPLGCIPNQIGNSGGSIDSCVGQTNQLAAQFNTKLRTMLDELTGSLQGSYFLYWDTYSSATEIIDNYADYGFKQQHSACCGGGRSKGQIICLPLLPLECHNRSQYVFWDPYHPTDAFNAIVAKEAFQGTLQAAHPMNVQQLVET; translated from the exons ATGGATGACCAGATTGCCAACTTCAACATCACATTGCAGCAACTCAACTCACAGTTGGGAGACGACAACGAGAGCTTCCTCGCAAAGTCGCTCTTCTTCCTCAACATGGGGAGCAATGACTACGTCAACAACTACTTGCTCCCGTTCTCCGATAAGCCGAACAGGTACACACCGGAGGCTTTCAGTGACCTACTGATCCGAAACTACAACAAGCAGCTAATG AACTTGTATGACTTGGGGGGAAGAAGGTTCCTGGTGGCCAGCCTCGGGCCTCTGGGCTGCATACCGAACCAAATCGGGAACTCCGGCGGCAGCATTGACTCCTGCGTCGGCCAAACAAATCAGCTGGCTGCTCAGTTCAACACCAAGCTCAGAACCATGCTTGATGAACTCACCGGGAGCCTTCAGGGATCGTACTTTCTCTACTGGGATACTTATTCTTCTGCAACAGAGATCATAGATAACTATGCAGACTACG GGTTCAAGCAACAGCACAGTGCGTGCTGCGGCGGAGGGCGGTCGAAGGGACAGATAATATGCCTGCCATTGCTTCCCCTGGAGTGCCACAACCGGTCGCAGTACGTGTTCTGGGATCCTTACCACCCTACTGATGCCTTCAACGCCATTGTGGCCAAAGAAGCGTTCCAGGGAACCCTGCAGGCCGCCCATCCCATGAACGTACAGCAGCTCGTGGAAACCTAA